One Euphorbia lathyris chromosome 1, ddEupLath1.1, whole genome shotgun sequence DNA segment encodes these proteins:
- the LOC136232357 gene encoding thioredoxin-like 1-2, chloroplastic, with amino-acid sequence MVSPLKYDFSLNGAVLSSKTRNTDGFSQSVGMEYEYKSNILGKPLILSDQDDFHDWRRRIKSPRNSSVRAQASICVSRSMRWWEKTLKPNMIEIHSAQQLVDSLRNAGDQLVILDFYSPGCGGCRALHPKICKVAESYPDAIFLKVNYEELKTMCHSLHIHVLPFFRFYRGSEGRLCSFSCTNATIKKLNDAMVKHGADRCGLGPAKGLNESEILALSSVGLLPNYLPFRSDYREPKMEELIMKNIDLGGLWTNKEHQNNVKQVIGV; translated from the exons ATGGTTTCTCCATTGAAATATGATTTCAGCTTAAATGGGGCTGTTTTGAGCTCAAAAACCAGAAATACTGATGGGTTTTCTCAATCTGTTGGAATGGAATATGAATACAAGTCCAATATCCTGGGAAAACCCTTGATTTTATCAGATCAGGATGATTTCCATGATTGGAGAAGGAGAATCAAATCCCCAAGAAATTCCTCTGTTCGT GCACAAGCATCGATCTGTGTGAGCAGAAGTATGAGATGGTGGGAGAAGACACTCAAGCCAAACATGATAGAGATCCACTCAGCTCAACAACTCGTTGATTCATTGCGCAATGCCGGAGATCAATTGGTCATCCTTGATTTTTACTCCCCTGGCTGCGGAGGCTGCAGAGCCCTTCATCCCAAG ATATGTAAAGTGGCAGAATCATACCCAGATGCAATATTCCTAAAAGTAAACTATGAGGAATTAAAAACAATGTGTCACTCTCTCCATATTCATGTCCTCCCTTTCTTTAGATTCTACAGAGGTTCTGAAGGCCGGCTATGTAGCTTTAGCTGCACTAATGCTACT ATAAAAAAGTTGAATGATGCTATGGTGAAGCATGGGGCGGACCGGTGTGGTTTAGGGCCGGCTAAGGGCTTGAATGAGTCTGAGATTTTGGCTTTATCTTCAGTTGGTCTATTGCCTAATTACTTGCCCTTCAGATCCGATTATAGAGAACCAAAAATggaggaattgattatgaaaaATATTGATTTGGGTGGTTTATGGACCAATAAAGAGCATCAGAATAATGTTAAACAAGTTATTGGAGTTTGA
- the LOC136232379 gene encoding photosynthetic NDH subunit of subcomplex B 4, chloroplastic has translation MAEAILGFTITRLPLRNASKSLFNPLLKQCSTSTRLSGWQQQHQGEGMKSKRGSLSKANAIPDWPLMAVLVDHLDGQRDLVTHKSIWHLSDQVIKNVYVFYIMFTCWGCLVFGSTKDPFYDSEAYRGDGGDGTGHWIYDKQEDIEEAARAELWREELIEEIEQKVGGLRELEEAIRK, from the exons ATGGCTGAAGCTATCCTCGGCTTCACAATTACAAGACTCCCTCTCCGTAACGCATCTAAATCCTTGTTCAACCCACTG CTTAAGCAATGCTCAACCTCCACACGTTTAAGTGGATGGCAGCAGCAG CATCAAGGAGAAGGAATGAAGAGCAAGAGAGGCAGTTTGAGTAAAGCGAATGCTATTCCAGATTGGCCATTAATGGCAGTGCTAGTTGATCATTTGGATGGACAAAGAGACCTTGTCACTCATAAATCAATATGGCATCTTAGTGATCAAGTCATTAAGAATGTTT ATGTATTTTACATAATGTTCACTTGTTGGGGATGTTTGGTGTTTGGTTCAACCAAA gatCCATTCTACGATTCAGAAGCATATAGGGGAGATGGAGGAGATGGTACTGGACACTGGATTTATGATAAG CAAGAAGACATAGAAGAAGCAGCGAGAGCAGAGCTGTGGCGCGAGGAGTTGATTGAGGAGATTGAGCAGAAGGTCGGAGGTCTCCGTGAATTGGAAGAAGCTATCCGTAAATAG